The DNA segment GAGAACTGATTTATCACCGTGACCAGGGAATAGGCTACTTTCTTTGTATTCGTAATGATATTTTTCACCTTCAACTTCGTCTTTTCCCATGTATTGAACGCCTTCAACGTCAATGACCTTTTTATATTGATCAAGTTTACAAATGTCATGAAACATGCCGATTACATAAGGTGATCTAGGAAGCTGCCATTCCAAATTCATCCTTTCAGTGATTTCAACCAATGTTTCAGTTACAGCATACGAATGATCGAATAAGCCGCCTTCATAATTTCCATGATATTTGCGTGAAGCAGGAGCCGTAAAGAAACCTTCTTGAATTAACCAATCAAGGAAGTCTTCGTTAATGTTAGCCTTGTTCATCATTGCTTTGAAAAGTTCAATTCTATCTTTTTGATTCATCTTCATTTGAATTCCCTCCCAGTTCTTTTGTCCTTGATTTGGATTCTTCCTATCAATTCAAAACCAGCCCATTCGATAATTGATTTCAAAGTTTTGATTAACCGATGAACTTTTCTATCCAGTTCAGATTCTTCCCTAACCACTGGCTTCATTGCTTGGTATGCCGTTGGGTCTGGATAGCCCGAAGCGTTATACTTTGGATTTCTGCTTTCTATCATTTGTCATCACCGATTTCCAGCGGAACAAACATTTCATTCGTCACAAGCGTTGCACCTGATGGTTCAATGATGACTTTGGAATGAAACCCATAATTCTTCAGCATGTATTCCTGAAGCGGTTTGACCAGGTTGGCAAACTCATTAATTTTTTCATACTTTTCATCTGTGTTTACTTGGTTTTCAGTCATAAAAAATCAATCCTTCCTGTGAATAGACTTTTGAGAATCAAAACCTGCTGGATACCTGGATTGAAGTTTTTGAATATTACGTTTCAGAACACTTTCCAAGTCAACACCTAACCCTTGCGCCAAGATTGCAATATACCAACAAACATCACCTAATTCACCAATAAGCTTTTGCTTGTTCAATTCATGTCCTTGGTACATGTGCTTTTTAATATGGTCTGAAACTTCACCTGTTTCACCGCACAAACCAAGTACACCGTTTAGAATTAAGTCCTTTGATTCTAAGCTGCTTGCGGTTCGCATAGCAGCTATTTGATATTCATTTACATTCATGTTCAATCTTCCTTTCTACAAGTTCCATAATGCAGTAATTAGCTAAATCCATTAGGGTATCATCAATGCTTTCATCCGCAACCTTTTGTTCAGCACCTTGCATTAGGTTTTTCAATCGACTGTACTTATCGTAAATCCTAAGCAGGATTGCGTTCGGAAGCTCATTTCTAAGCTTCGCAAACGAATCACCATAATCATGATTCTTCTTTTCATATACTTCATTCAACTTAGAACAAATTTCAGAATGAAGTTGAACTTTATTCATTTGATACACCGCCTTTATTTACTAGAAAATATTCTTCTTTTTCTACCGTCAATTTTTTTATCAACAACCATAAATCCAAAGTTAGCAACGACTTGTTTTGAAAAACCGATTTGTGATATAGGTTGAAGACCGTTTTCAGCACAATAAACTGTGTACCTTTTGTAAACTTCATTCGTTGGTTCATTTTCAATTTCTTCTTTACCGATTTCTTTGAAGAAGCCAAGAATAGGGTTATTATTTTCTTCAAACTCTTCAAGTTCTTTTTGAACCTGTTCTGATTCGGTGAATTTCCTATCAATTAGAACCCTTTTCAACGCCTTGATTCCAAGCTGAATGAAGTATTCAATTGCTTCCTGTGATTTCAACTTGTCACCGATAAAAGGAACATAGTCAGGGTCGCTACTGCTAAATTTTGCATTGAACGGAACTATGATTAGCCTTCTCAATATGGCCGCCGAATCCCTACCTTTTCCGATTCGTGGAATGTTGTTGGCTGAAAACAGCAGTTTAACATATGGTTCAAATTCAAATTTCGGTTGTCCTTTTTGTTCCGCATCAATGGTTTCGCCAGTAACAATTTTTTTGAAGTCCGCTGCATCAGTAATGAATTCATCAGAAATGTCATCCCCGATGTTCGCCAGCTTACCGAATAACATAACAGTTGAAAATCTATCGTTCAGCTTCTTCAAGTCTAGGACGGAAACATTTCTTCTTCCAAGCATCGTTTTCAACATGTTCAAAAATGTTGATTTACCGTTTGAACCTGAACCAGTAAGAATGAAGGCTTTACCTAATTCATTTCTTCTGAACATCGTGTAACCAACCATTTCTTCAAGTAGCATTCTGATTTGCGTATCGTTACAAGAAATCTTGTCTAATGTTTTATCAGTCAATTCATCGTAAGCGTTCGGGTTATAGTCCCAATCAATTTTGTTGGTAATCACATGTTCATGTGAAAAAGGTATAAAGGTATCATCATAAACGTTCAGTAGTCCATTTCGGAAAGCAATCCAGTTTGCTTCTGTTGCAGGTGTGTTTTCACGAATTAATATGTCAAGATAAGCAAGGACTTCTGCCCTTTTCGCTCTGTTCAGTTGAGGTATGTGTTTAATCATTTCAGCTTCAATTTCAGAAAGCCCGCTGATATAAATTCCATCTTTGTATAAATGCAATTGATTATTAATTCGTTTGATGTGATGATTGTTCTTCAAGAACATTGCGAATTTGTCGAATAAAAAAGTGCTTCCTTTGAAAAAAACAGGCTTTGAAAAGGCATCATCCCTAAGTACCATTTCAACTTCATCTTCAGATAAAGGTTCTTTCAGGATATAGTTGTTTATGATTCTGATGGTTTCCCTGGCTTCTTCAACTTCAAAATCATTCGACTGTAAGGTTAGAATGTAGTTGAATAAAGCTTGGTTTCTACCATCGCCAGCATCCATGTCAAGAAAGTCTGTGCTGGTCTTGATTGGAAGCAGCCACTTAGGGAGGTCTTGCGCTTCTTCATTTTCCGCTGAATCATAAATTATTTTCCGTTCCTTACCTTCAAACTTCAGAATGGAATACGAATTTCGCTTTCCAATCTTAATATCAGCGGTCAATCCAATTGCAAGATTGGCTTTTGTTCGGTTGGTATCAACGCCTTTATTTTTGAATAAAAAGTGTTTTCCCCTAGTGGTTTCATAAACCCTACATCTTAAATTCTTATCCTGAACAATTCTGAACAGTTTTTCACTTTGTTCAAAATCATCAATATCAATCAATATAGTGTCAGCGTCTAAAATACCTGCAAATTCGGATAGTGATTGAACTTGTTCATAGGATTTCAAATCATTTCTGCCTTTGAATTTTTCAATGCACTTTTTATTTTTGGTTTCGACATATCCCTTGAAGAACATCTTTCAATCACCACCCTTCCTATGCGCGAAGTGTTCATTTCATATCACCCCAAAATCAGCTAATCTTTTCTTCGCCAAGTTAATGTACCAATGTTTGTTTAGCTTTTTAGGTGCTTTTACACCATTTACTTCATCGTTCCAAATGAAGCAATTTTCAGGTGAATTAGGGATTTTGGCAGGTTTTCCAGTAGTAGCATGAACTTTCTGAACGCCAGCATCATTTTCATCAGTTGAAGCAAATATTCTAATACACTTTTCCTTTACTTCCTTATCCCCATGAAGGATTGTCGTGTATTTTCCGCTTATCTTTGAAACTAGCTGAAATTCTTTCAATTCATCACATTCCATAACGGTTTGTTCAACTGGAATATCCTTTATCATGAAGTTGATTAAAGCCTTGTTTACAATAGGAAGGTCATAATCAAGCTTGTTCAATTTCTTCACATATGCGCCCTTTGACTTCCATCTTGGTTTGCCCTTCTCGTTGTACAGTTCCCCATGCGGCACAATAACATAGTTATTAACATCCTTCTGAAAAACCCTTCTGAATTCTTCAAATTCTAGCTGTAACCCCGTGCGCTGCTCCCATTCATGGCAAATATCATCAATCAGAAAAAAGCTTTTATCTGAACCATCGGGAAGTTTTATTAAAACACCATCTGTATTGCTTTGAATGATTTGACAGTAAGGTTCAAGTTTTTCTATTAAATCTAGCAACAGTAACTGACCGTATACGCAAACTCTATTGGCTTGTCTTGGGTCATAAAGATTATTATTTTTGTCCTTCATTGCCCCATACGTACCGTTCAAAACAAGTTTTAGGGGAAGGTCTAAGGGATTTTTCTCAGCTTTATATTGAAGTCTGGTATGATAGATTTCTTCATACTTCTTAGGGTCTTTCATATTTCGGCTTCCCAGGTTGTAAAGAATCATCAAAGATGGGTATAAGGAAGCAACGTCCATATTAATGAAATATCCGTCACCTGTGTACTTATCTATAGCGCCATGTACGCCACCCCAACCGAATACATGCGGAACACCTGCAACCATGATTTCAAGTTGATTTTTCTTCGATTTAGGGTTATCAGGGTCAACGTTATATTTTCTGTTTTCAGGGTTAGCATACCAGTCAACGACTACCTTATATTTTTCAATTTTCAAAGTGGAAGGGAAATCTATATCAAATTCATCATCACGTTCGACTTTATTTGCATCCAGTATGATAGATGAAAGTTGAACTTTAGTTCTTGAAAGTAAGAATAAATCCAACGGCTTCCCTTGACACGCCAGCTTTACCAAACCAATATGCGCTTCAAAATCATCTTTCCGTTCCAGGAATACTTCAATGGTTTGTTCAACGTCATGGCGACAGTATTCAACCGTTTCTTCGATTTCTTCTTTCGTAAGCTTTCGGTCAATGTCGAATGGAACGCTTGATTCCTTGATGTTGTTCCCCATGAATCCCTCAAAGGTTTTCAGCCCTCTATCAATGTTTGTCATTACGTCATAATTGATTAATTTTATATTTCTCAACAACGAAGAAAATTTCCAGCCTGGGTTTCCCTTGACGATGATGTAATCATTTATTTTCTTTGGGTCAAACCCGCATAAAATTCCTTTTAAAATGTATTGGTCATAATGGCGGCTATTGAATCCAACCCATATTTCGTTTTCATTTTCTTTATGCAATTTTTCAAGTGCTTCAGGGTCATTAATGATGACATGTTCCTTCCTTTTCATCATGTCAATGACTACAACCAACCAATCATGCTTGAAAACCTCAAAGTCATAAAATAACATATTTATAACCTCATCCATGTTTGATAATCGGCTTCAGAAGGTTCAAAATTATTTTCCTTTTCCATTTGACGCTTGTGTTCTTGTTGTATTTGAGGATAGCAATCATTACAACAAGTCCTTCCCCCATATCCCGTAAATCCATGAATTGTGTGATAAGCCCTTTTTTCTTTACAAATCGAACAACCGACAGGAGTTTCATAACGTTTCTTACGTCTCAAAGCCAAGTCGTTTCCCCACCTTTCATTAAATAAGAGAAGGGAAAGGATGCTTCCCTTCTCTTAGAAGACTGTTATTCTACTTCAAATACTTCTGTGATTTCATAGGTGCTGAAATCCTTCTTGCCTTTGGCGTATTTCAATGCAAATTCAAGATTGCCGTCAATCGCTTCAAAAACATCCATCAGCAGATTGCCATATTGCTTATATGTTTCAAATTTAATGTCAATTTCGGTATCCATCGATCGAAGCAATTCATTTACAATGTGAATTTGGAATCCTTGCGTGATGACCTGATTGAAGAAAATCAAGCTGCCTTTGAAATCGCCGCTTACTACTTTGAACCAAATGGAGACCATTGGATCACCTTTCTTGGAAGAAACCAGTTCCATCTTATTCACTTCAACTTCATAATCACCGTGAGGAACTTCCTTGAACGAACCAGCACCGTTTTCTGCTGCTTCCTTAACGTCTTCCGCCAAACCTTGCGTATCAATCGCTTCATCGAACTTATCCCAAATATTTGCCATTTTTAATCACCGTTCCATTCCGAATTATTTTATAAGTGCATTACTTTTGAAAAGTTAATTTCAAATTAGAAGTTAGAATTTATTCACCACGTTTTCTTCTAGTTCTTGTCTTAGGTGCTTCAGTCTGTTCCGTTTGCTCTGCTTGTTCAGATTCATCAGAACCTTCTTCTTTCTCTTTAGGCTTTCGGGAACGTGTTCTGGTCTTCGGTTCCTCCTGCTTTTCTTCCTCAACATCATGCTTTTCAGATTCGGCATCAACTTCAGGTTCAGAAGCATCGTCAGACGCTGATTTTTCGGTTACTGGTGTTTCTTCTGATTCAGGTGCAGCATTTACCTTACCTCTTGTTCTCCTGCCCTCTGTCGCCTTATCTGAAGGCTTGGTTACTTCTTCACCCTTCAGCTTTGCAACTGCGTTTTTGTTTGCTTCTTCATACACTTCAAGGAAGGCAGCATATTCAAGCTGAATTTCATTTGTTGAAGCTGTCAATCTTCCACCGCCAAAAATAACTTCATTGGTTTTGAAAGAAAGTGTTCTGATTTCACCATCAGAAATCACCCTGGCAACAATATCAACCATCCCTGCGACCTTGTTTGCTGTTTTTTCCTGCAAATTCGGTTTGATGGCTGTGATTTTGTCACCGCCTTTTTTGGTAATATCCTTACTTGTGTCCTCATGAGAAATCAAAATGATATTTTCATAGTCCAGCGCCATAAGCTTCTTCAAAGTGGAAAGGAATTCAGTTCGCACCTTATCCCAAGCCCTGAAGCTGTCATCCGATTCATGTGTAATCCCCATTTGGTCATACATGTATAGGCGGCAATGCTCATATGTGTCTTCCAGCAAATCAACAATGATGGTTTTGAAATCATTTTGCTTCTTTTCCAGTTCCTCAATGACTTCCTTGAAAATCACCCAAGCAAGTTTTCGTTTGGTCATTCTACCTTCAACACTTACCTGGTCTTTGATAGGGATGAATGGAGCGTCAACAAACTTGATGTTACCGTCAGTGTTTAACATCAGCGGGTCAGGGAATTGATTTGCAAACCACGTCTTTCCGCTGAATGGTGAACCGTACATCCAAACAACCTTTTTTTCAATCTTTTCAATGTTCCTTCTCTCGTTTTTGGGCAATAACATGTAGTCCCATCCTTTCAAACAATAATCTTGATATTCGCAATAATTACAAAGGAAACTTTCATTTTTCGGAAATTCAGAAGCTTCCAGTACGTTCTTTACATCAAGCATGAATTCAATTACCTGTGACGGGTCATATTCAATTTGAACTAAATTCGGTTCAAGCTTATCAAGTTCAGATTCAATCCTTTTCCTAAACTGATGTAAGTCTTCAGTCTTCTTTTGTCGAATGCTCGTTTTGGGAACGAATAGGAAATACATGTTTCGGATGAACTTCCCAGGATTCGCTTTTTCCCAAAAGTATTTGTACAAATGAAGCTGCTTCGACTTCTTGTAATTAGAAACGTTGTTGGAATACTTGAAATCGTACAAATCATATTGATTCGGTATTTCAACGCCCCGTTCAAAAGCAGTTGCAGGGGCAAGAAGGTCAATGTATCCAACGAAATGTTCATTATCAATTTTGACTTCATATTCACCTTCAGGAATTAACGCCTTGGCCTTGGGAATTACCTTTTCCAATTTCATTGCTTCTTCAATGTGCCTGTCTGTGATGACAGGATATGACATGTAATACTCCTGAATTGCCGTTTTAACGTCTCTTTCAATTCCCGTGTGAACTGCTTGACCAATAATCAAAGGATGGTCAGCGTTATCAGGCGGCAAGGTTAATAGGTCATCAATATATCGCAACCTGTACCTGAATGAACATCTTTCATAGAGTTCAATTCTTGAATGTGATGCTTGCAAGTTATCACCTTCTTCATTAATTCCTTGAAGTTTTCAAAGCCTTCTGGATAAAGAACAATTCCAATACCATTTGACCTATTAATTCTTGCTGTATTCATCTTCTGGAGGTCAGAAGGTCTTCCCTTGGAAGCTTTCAATTCAACTGAAACGAAGAATCCATTCACGCAACACAGCAAATCAGGAATACCACTTTTCTGATAACCGCCACCCCATATTTTTGTAAACCAGCCAATTTGATCTGTTTCCATGCGGTGTGATGGTGTGCCAGCTTGATAAACACCGATTGCATGCAAGTGCTTTTCAACCTTTTTTTCAAATAGTTTTTCGGATGCCATGTTTCACCTTCTTTCTTTTGTAAAGTCCGATACTCCAAGCGTGTTTGACATTTTCGGACTGTGTAACCCATTCAAGCTGTGAAGCCCTGCAATCGTGCTTGATTCCTCTTTTGTGATTGACTATAGGCTTATTGTCAGGATTAGGAACAAATTGCTTAGCCACCAATATATGAAGTCTGCAATTCTCGCCATTTAATTTCACCCGTAAATAACCAGTACCATCATCGTATGGTTTCAGCGGCTTGCCTGTTTTCTTGGAACGAACTTCACCCATCCGATTAATTTCATAATTGGGATGTTCGGTTATTTCGTACCAAACCACTTTGGGCATTACTTTACCGTTAATTTTAGATATGATTTTTTAAGAGTTGTTTTTGGGTAATCTTCAAGCAATTCAGCGTGAAGATTAGGTTCCTTTTCCTTCAACTCTTTAAGGTCAATAGTCGTTGAAATGCTTTCCTTTACCCTAGTTACATTGATGAACTGGTTATCAATTGACTTAATGTCATAAGCATTCATTGCTTTTTCAAGCTCCTGCTTTACCTTTGCTTCCTGTTCTTCAAGCTGCTTTTTGGCTTTGATAGTGTCAGAAATCTTTTTGAACAACTGAAGGTGCTGTTGTTCAAACACCTGAATTTGTGTGTTTTTGCTCATTTTCCATGACCTCTTTCGTAATTGTTTTCATATCATTTATGGATACCTTGATTGCCCATACCAAGAAGGGAATTAGAGGAATGAAGATTTCTCCACCTATTGCCTTGTAACCACGTTCAATTTCTGCCAAGTGAAAGACGTAAGGTGTGAATCCCATGCAGAAGCCTACAAACAACCACCAGCAAGCGTTTTTAAGCTTCCCTTTCGTATTCTTCAAACAATTCATCCGTATAGTCCTTTCTCATTTCCAGGGTTCGCAATATGTCTTCTTCAACACTTCCTTCACAAAGCATTAGGTAATAAAAGCAAGTGTTGGTTTGACCGATTCTGTGAATCCGTTTTTTGGACTGTTCAAAGAGTTCACTTTTGTCAGTTAATGTGAAGTAAATGATTTTGTTTGCCTTCTGAAGATTTAGCCCCATCGCGCCAGCCTGGTATTGAATGAACGTAATGCTGTTTTCCTCATTCTCATAGCTGCAAAGGTCTTTCACTTGTCCGCTTACTTCTGAAATAGGCTTATTCAGTGATTCTGCAATCTTTTTCAAAGCGTCAAGTTCGGCTGTGTAGTTGTAGAACACAATCAACCTATCCTGAGTACTGCAAGCTAAATCAGCGAAAGCTTGTAATTTCTCTTTGTTGTAATGACCGCACAATTGTCTCGAATACAGCCTTTTGGTTAAAGTAGTGTCACCGATAAGTTCAATGTCTTCCAATTTATAAGCTGTCCCGTAGAAATCAGATTCAGCGGGGTCTTCAATCCAATTGGTTCCCTTGACTTTGACAATGCACTTCTTTTGAAATTGCTTGTATTCCCTGCTTGTCTTAACCATGACCGGAATCATGATTTGTTCAGGAAGTTCAAAACATTCTTCAGTTTTCATGAAGATTGCACCATGTTGCCTAAGCTTGGCTTTCAATCTCTCAACGTTCTTATAGGGTTCGGTATCATCGACAATCCATTGAGGGAAACCGCCTATGTCAACCTTTATCCAGTTGATATATTGCGAGTTGAAAACCTTCTTGCTCACCTTCCAGCCTAAAAGCTGCGCTTGTGAATACAAATTTTCGTACTTACCCGAAGTCGGCGTTCCAGAAAGCAAAATCACATTATCAGGTTGCATTTCAAGAATGAATTTGGTTCGCTTAGCCTTTTCATTCTGAATCATTGAACTTTCATCCAACATCAATGTGAAATGTCTTAGGTCAAGTAATTCCTTTCTTCTGAACAGCAAATCATAGTTGATTATGCCAACAATTAATGGTGCGTCTGCGTTCTTAAATTTTTCATTCCATCTGATAAAATCTTCTAAATCTGTCTTGTTAGTTAAATCCCTAATAGTTAACCGATAGTGATTCTGAAAGTGTTCAATCCAGTCATCAATCTTTGATTTTTGACACACTAAGAGATTCATTGCACACGCTAGTTGATTCATCTTTTCGGAACCAACGAATGTTTTTCCAAGTCCCATATCAAGGTAGTAAGCAACCCTGTTGAATTGTTCAGTTTGGCTCAACGCCTGTTCTTGGTGCTTGAATAAATTAATTTTCATAGGCATCAGAAACTTTCACAGCCGTTCGAAACCATTTCAATGAAATTTTGAATATTTACACCCCTGGACTGAAGTTCATCAAGCATTGCTTTACCAAGTGGAGAATTTAAGGAATATTTAATAATTTCTTCTTCGTTCATACTAGTAATGTTGTTAATAGATTTCTTTTTTACATCAACAACTTCTCTTGAAAAAGGTGTCCACGCATTATTTGCGTTATAACAAACGGCATTCCGTTCAATGTCTTTCACGATGATTCCCATACTGATATATGGTTTCTGTGCGAACATTCTGATGGTATTCATTAAATGGGTTGTTTCCATATTCACGATTTCAATAACGTCACCCGTGCTTGTAACCCATCTTTTTGTTTCATCAAATCTTGTCTTCACGTTTTTTTTCACCTGACCTTCCCTATACTCTTATCCCTGTGATTTCAAAGAACTAGACATTGATTTATTCCTACCTTTTGGCTAAAATAAATTCATTAGAATATTTTTTTCAGTAGTGCTTTAGGAAATGGCAGTTTCTTATAGCACTTTTCATTTGCCAATGTAATCATCAAGCAGCTTTGGTGAAATGTGATAGCTGAATTTGGAAGACAATTGAACTGCTACACCAAACGGAAGGATTTGTTTTTGAAGTCCTACCCTAATGAATTGTTTTGACTTCCCAAGTCTCTTTGCTGCTTCGGCTACTGGAATGTTTTTCAGTCCATTCGGGTTATCTGTCGGGTCACTACAAGTTGTAATCCCATTCAGATAAGCAGTTGAGCAGTTAAGAGCATCAGCAAATTTTTCAATTCTCTTCTGATTTGGTTCATTTTTACCCGACAAGTATTGACTGATGGATGACTTACCAATTCCGGTCAAGTCCGAAAGTTCAGTTTGTGACATGTTCTTTTCTTCCATAATTGATTTCAAGCGTTCTGCAAAATTCATTTTTTAATTCACCCTTTCCAAGTCATAGATAGACTTTTTCTTCAAAATATTTTCTTGAAATCTTTCCAGCAACTATGATTTTTCCTTGTTTCTTTAATTCATCATTCAGTTTCCTGATTATCCTGTAAGCCGTTGTTTCAGATACTTGCAATATTTGAGCAACATCAGCGGCTTTTAGAAATTTTCTTTCAACAGATTGAACGGTTTCCATTTGCACCCCTCTCTTTCAAAATTAAAATTCTTCTTCAAATTCAACTTCACAATCACCGCACTTGACATGTACTTCCTTGGTAGCCCTGATAATCGTTCCGCATGATGGGCATACATATTTTCTTGATGAAGAAGAACCACTGGACGTTTTAACTTTTGGTATTTTGCTTCTATAAAGCCCGAAACCTTGACCATCAAGGGATAGGACAAATTTCAAAGCTTCATCATTCAAGCGAGTAAATGCCCAACCATATCTTTCATCCTTCTCAACAATCAGCCCATGTTGTTCAGCAGTAACCTTGAACTTTTTATTGTGGTAGGTTCCGCTTCTGGAAGTGTCCTGTACATCGTTTTGAAGATTAAGAAGATGCACCATTTCATGAATCAGGGTTTCACACGTTTCTTCAAATGGCCTGTTCAGATGTTCAGCACACATGTTGATTTCGTAATAACCATCTGAATCTTCATCATCCTTCCAGGCTTTCCAAGATGTACACCAACCGTAAGCCCCTGCTGTAGTATCTGGTGAAACCGTTATAACTGGCTTCTGAAGTTCGTTGTTGAAGAATTGTTTGTTGAACACGTTGAACAATTCTTCAAGCTTTCCAATGACTACTTGCAAGCTGTTTTGGTTTCCCATTGCTTCACACCACCTTTTAATTCGATTGCTCTTTCAACAAAAATTCCAAGCTTACACTGAAGTAATCAGCGATTTTTTGAAGCTTATCAAGTTTTGGTGTACTTCGACCGTTTTTCCAATCGCTAAGCGTTGACTGTGCAATGCCAGTTTCTTTTGCGACTTTGTATGCTGTTACGTTTCTTTCTTTAAGCAATTTGGCAAACGTCTCATACATGAGAATCACCCCCTCCAGGAAATAATAAAAAATACTTGAAATACTTCGGTTTTGTGATATACTAAACCTATGTTGACCAAACATTTGCTTAGTAATCAGTTTTAACTTATTACTCCTCCTTTGTTATGCTCCCGTTTTGTTAATGCTTTGCGTTTGTTTATGCTAAGCATTTGTTTAGCATGGCTTAAATATACTACACCTTTATTTAGTAGTCAACACCTTTTTGCTAAATATTTATTTAGTAATTTTAAGAAGGGATGCATGCCAATGTATGAGCGTTACGAAAAGCTTTTAAATGAAAGGAACATTACCAATTATCGAGTTTCAAAAGACACTGGGGTAACCCAAACAACACTTAGCGACTGGAAGAAGGGAAAAATAACCCCTAAAACCGATACACTTCAAAAAATCGCTGATTACTTCAATGTGTCACTTGATTATTTAACTGGAAACTCGGATTATGAGCGTTGGGAAGAAAAGTTCAACCAGAATGGTGTATTGCGTGAAGATGTTTTGAAATATGAAGCAGGAATTAAGATTCCTGTATTGGGGAAGGTTGCTGCTGGAATTCCAATTGAAGCTATTCAGGACATAGAGGAATACGAAGAAATTCCTGAATCAATGGCGAGAACAGGGGAATTCTTTGCCCTACGAATTAAAGGTGATAGTATGGAACCAAAATTTTCTGATGGGGATGTTGTTATTGTCCGCAAGCAAGATGACCTTATTTCAGGTGAAATTGGCGTTGTTATCGTAAATGGTCAAGATGCTACAGTTAAAAAAGTGGTCAAACAGGAAAACGGAATATTATTGATTGCAACTAACCAGGCAGTTTATCCACCAAAGTTTTATGACAAAGCTGAAATGAAGTCTTCACCAGTAAGGATTTTAGGTAAGGTTGTTGAGCTAAGAGCAAAGTTCTAGTTGTCATCCCATCTTGAACCCTTCTTGAACCCCAAAATTATCAGTACAGT comes from the Paenibacillus lentus genome and includes:
- a CDS encoding LexA family transcriptional regulator, with the protein product MYERYEKLLNERNITNYRVSKDTGVTQTTLSDWKKGKITPKTDTLQKIADYFNVSLDYLTGNSDYERWEEKFNQNGVLREDVLKYEAGIKIPVLGKVAAGIPIEAIQDIEEYEEIPESMARTGEFFALRIKGDSMEPKFSDGDVVIVRKQDDLISGEIGVVIVNGQDATVKKVVKQENGILLIATNQAVYPPKFYDKAEMKSSPVRILGKVVELRAKF
- a CDS encoding helix-turn-helix domain-containing protein, with the translated sequence MNFAERLKSIMEEKNMSQTELSDLTGIGKSSISQYLSGKNEPNQKRIEKFADALNCSTAYLNGITTCSDPTDNPNGLKNIPVAEAAKRLGKSKQFIRVGLQKQILPFGVAVQLSSKFSYHISPKLLDDYIGK
- a CDS encoding helix-turn-helix domain-containing protein, encoding METVQSVERKFLKAADVAQILQVSETTAYRIIRKLNDELKKQGKIIVAGKISRKYFEEKVYL
- a CDS encoding SprT-like domain-containing protein, encoding MGNQNSLQVVIGKLEELFNVFNKQFFNNELQKPVITVSPDTTAGAYGWCTSWKAWKDDEDSDGYYEINMCAEHLNRPFEETCETLIHEMVHLLNLQNDVQDTSRSGTYHNKKFKVTAEQHGLIVEKDERYGWAFTRLNDEALKFVLSLDGQGFGLYRSKIPKVKTSSGSSSSRKYVCPSCGTIIRATKEVHVKCGDCEVEFEEEF
- a CDS encoding helix-turn-helix domain-containing protein, whose amino-acid sequence is MYETFAKLLKERNVTAYKVAKETGIAQSTLSDWKNGRSTPKLDKLQKIADYFSVSLEFLLKEQSN